In Pantoea cypripedii, the following proteins share a genomic window:
- a CDS encoding DUF1471 domain-containing protein, with amino-acid sequence MMKKLILSALLLGASVPVLAANNISAQEAEHFKLESLGNISVSDTGGAVSSPMDLHQRLSEMAEAKGGKYYVVEAARQHGNNFDAVAQVYK; translated from the coding sequence ATGATGAAAAAATTAATTCTGTCTGCGTTGCTGTTGGGTGCGAGCGTTCCGGTACTGGCTGCCAATAATATCTCTGCCCAGGAAGCCGAGCATTTTAAACTTGAATCGCTGGGGAATATTAGCGTGTCCGATACCGGTGGCGCGGTTAGCTCACCGATGGACCTGCACCAGCGCCTGTCAGAGATGGCTGAGGCAAAAGGCGGAAAATATTATGTGGTGGAAGCCGCCCGTCAGCACGGCAATAATTTTGACGCTGTAGCCCAGGTATATAAGTAA
- a CDS encoding alpha/beta fold hydrolase — protein MALRFPVKSSLAILLASMALMGSASALAANVYGEQLEGFQYPYPLQHFNFSSQQQPLSMGYMDVKPAQHANGQTVVLMHGKNFCGATWEDTIKALSQQGYRVVAPDQIGFCSSSKPANYQYSFQQLAQNTHQLLQQLGIEKAVIVGHSTGGMLATRYALMYPQQTQKLVLVNPIGLEDWKAKGAPWRSVDQWYQRELKLNAAGIKKYEQQTYYVGQWKPEYDKWVDMLAGLNSGPGHNRVAWNSALIYDMIFTQPVYYEFKDLKVPTTLMIGTSDTTAIGSDIAPPAVKAQLGHYNVLGKQVAKLIPGARLIEFPGMGHAPQMEEPQKFNQTLIDDLARG, from the coding sequence ATGGCGTTACGTTTTCCCGTGAAGTCTTCGCTGGCGATACTGCTCGCCTCCATGGCGCTGATGGGCAGCGCATCGGCTCTGGCAGCGAATGTCTATGGTGAGCAGCTGGAAGGCTTCCAGTATCCTTACCCGTTACAGCATTTTAATTTCTCCTCCCAGCAGCAGCCGCTCAGCATGGGGTATATGGATGTCAAACCGGCACAGCATGCCAACGGCCAGACGGTGGTGCTGATGCACGGCAAAAACTTCTGCGGTGCGACCTGGGAAGACACCATTAAGGCGCTGAGCCAGCAGGGTTACCGGGTAGTGGCACCGGACCAGATTGGCTTTTGCAGTTCCAGCAAACCGGCTAATTATCAGTACAGCTTCCAGCAGCTGGCGCAGAATACCCATCAGCTGTTGCAACAGCTTGGAATAGAAAAGGCGGTGATTGTTGGCCACTCCACCGGGGGTATGCTGGCGACGCGTTATGCGTTGATGTACCCGCAGCAGACGCAAAAACTGGTGCTGGTAAACCCCATCGGCCTGGAAGACTGGAAAGCGAAAGGTGCGCCGTGGCGCTCGGTGGATCAGTGGTATCAGCGCGAGCTGAAGCTGAACGCCGCAGGGATCAAAAAGTATGAGCAGCAAACCTATTATGTCGGCCAGTGGAAGCCGGAATATGACAAATGGGTGGATATGCTGGCCGGTCTGAATAGCGGACCGGGTCATAACCGGGTGGCGTGGAACTCGGCGTTAATCTACGACATGATTTTTACCCAGCCGGTGTACTACGAATTTAAAGATCTAAAAGTACCGACCACGCTGATGATTGGTACTTCAGATACCACCGCCATTGGCAGCGATATCGCCCCGCCAGCGGTCAAGGCGCAGCTGGGTCATTACAATGTGCTGGGCAAACAGGTAGCAAAACTGATCCCTGGTGCTCGCCTGATCGAGTTCCCAGGCATGGGACATGCGCCACAGATGGAGGAGCCGCAGAAGTTTAATCAGACTTTGATTGACGATTTGGCGCGCGGTTAA
- a CDS encoding nickel/cobalt efflux protein RcnA yields the protein MTDFAALLSQGTTSAWLFIPSAILLGALHGLEPGHSKTMMAAFIVAIRGTVKQAVMLGLAATLSHTLIVWLIALGGMYVSRKLTADTAEPWFQLISAVIILATALWMIWRTWQSEQQRKQHQQTERPDAQVIDTGHGHIELALHQGHWQLRTLDGAAWQANEVSIATRRGMGFSQIFTFAAQDGVLQSTLAVPQPHTFNARLSLGHRGHSHDYDVAWQQGEVQRAPGENDGGFQDAHERAHASDIKKRFASREVTNGQIILFGLTGGLIPCPAAITVLLLCIQVKAFSLGAALVLCFSIGLAMTLVGVGAAAALSVQKATQRWQGLDTLARRAPWFSGTLIALVAIYMGYHGLSGILR from the coding sequence ATGACCGATTTTGCTGCACTGCTGAGTCAGGGCACGACCAGTGCCTGGCTGTTTATCCCCAGCGCCATCTTGCTGGGTGCGTTACACGGGCTGGAGCCGGGCCATTCCAAAACCATGATGGCGGCGTTTATCGTGGCAATTCGCGGTACGGTGAAACAGGCGGTGATGCTGGGACTGGCTGCCACTTTATCGCACACGCTGATTGTCTGGCTGATCGCCCTCGGGGGCATGTACGTCAGCCGTAAACTGACCGCCGATACCGCAGAGCCGTGGTTCCAGCTGATTTCTGCCGTCATCATTCTCGCAACTGCGTTGTGGATGATCTGGCGCACCTGGCAAAGCGAGCAGCAACGTAAGCAGCATCAGCAGACAGAACGCCCTGATGCGCAGGTGATCGATACCGGTCACGGCCACATTGAACTGGCTCTGCATCAGGGACACTGGCAGCTGCGCACGCTGGATGGTGCGGCGTGGCAAGCCAATGAAGTCAGTATCGCTACCCGGCGGGGGATGGGGTTCTCGCAAATATTCACCTTTGCCGCTCAGGATGGCGTGCTGCAATCCACGCTGGCGGTGCCGCAACCGCATACCTTCAATGCGCGTCTGTCGCTCGGCCATCGCGGCCACTCGCATGATTATGACGTCGCGTGGCAGCAGGGGGAGGTGCAGCGTGCGCCTGGCGAAAATGATGGTGGTTTTCAGGATGCGCATGAGCGCGCCCACGCCAGTGACATCAAAAAACGCTTTGCCAGTCGTGAAGTGACCAATGGACAGATCATTTTATTTGGCTTAACCGGCGGGCTGATCCCCTGTCCGGCGGCGATTACCGTGTTGCTGCTGTGTATCCAGGTGAAAGCCTTTAGTCTGGGAGCTGCGCTGGTGCTGTGCTTCAGTATCGGGCTGGCCATGACGCTGGTCGGTGTGGGGGCTGCTGCCGCGTTAAGCGTGCAGAAGGCTACGCAGCGCTGGCAGGGGCTGGATACGCTGGCACGCCGTGCGCCCTGGTTTTCCGGCACCCTGATTGCGCTGGTGGCTATCTATATGGGCTATCACGGGCTGAGTGGCATCCTGCGCTGA
- a CDS encoding NAD(P)/FAD-dependent oxidoreductase, with protein MSPEITPVTTSTDFPSATTVVIIGGGIVGLTAALTLAERNIPVVVLEKGRIAAEQSSRNLGWIRKTSRAADDIPLAQAADRLWSGMAERVGSDVGYRQAGIMFIARNEAQMALHESWLKAVQPLDLDAKLLSPADIAARVPGGQGRWAGGIFTASDGRAEPTLAASAIAKAAIARGAIIVEQCAVRTLETSDGKVSGVITERGEIRCDQVLLAAGVWSRRFLGNLGIALPTLPLICSVLRTRPLEGPTNIAVGAPDFSFRKHKDGGFIITQRGALDAPLTLDHLLLGTRYLPQLRHARDNLRISLGKYFVKDLALARRWRGDRRTPFERIRTLDPAANPALNQEAMRNLRAAWPVFEQAELAQAWAGVIDVTPDSNPVIGPVAAMPGLTLATGFSGHGFGTSPAAGQLAADLVSGQTPLIDPTPYRFERF; from the coding sequence ATGTCACCGGAAATTACCCCTGTCACCACATCCACCGATTTTCCCTCCGCCACCACGGTGGTGATTATTGGTGGCGGCATTGTCGGGCTGACCGCCGCCCTGACACTGGCGGAACGCAACATCCCGGTGGTGGTGCTGGAGAAAGGCCGCATCGCGGCTGAGCAATCGTCGCGTAATCTGGGCTGGATCCGCAAAACCAGCCGCGCCGCCGATGATATCCCGCTGGCACAGGCTGCCGATCGCCTGTGGTCCGGGATGGCGGAACGCGTCGGCAGCGACGTGGGTTATCGTCAGGCGGGTATTATGTTTATTGCCCGCAACGAGGCGCAGATGGCCCTGCATGAAAGCTGGCTGAAGGCGGTGCAGCCGCTGGATCTGGATGCGAAGCTACTCAGCCCTGCGGACATTGCTGCCCGGGTGCCGGGTGGGCAGGGCCGTTGGGCAGGAGGGATTTTTACCGCTTCTGATGGCCGCGCCGAACCGACGCTGGCAGCCAGCGCCATTGCCAAAGCCGCGATCGCCAGAGGCGCGATTATTGTGGAGCAATGCGCGGTGCGCACGCTGGAAACCAGCGACGGGAAGGTCAGCGGTGTGATTACCGAACGCGGTGAAATCCGCTGCGATCAGGTGCTGCTGGCAGCAGGAGTCTGGTCACGGCGTTTTCTTGGCAACCTTGGCATTGCGCTGCCCACCTTGCCGCTGATCTGCTCGGTGCTGCGAACCAGGCCGCTGGAAGGACCCACCAATATTGCCGTGGGTGCGCCGGATTTTTCGTTCCGTAAGCATAAAGATGGCGGGTTTATTATTACTCAGCGCGGGGCGCTGGATGCGCCGTTAACGCTCGACCATTTGTTGCTGGGGACACGCTATCTGCCGCAGCTGCGCCATGCGCGTGACAATCTGCGTATCTCGCTCGGCAAATATTTTGTCAAAGATCTGGCGCTGGCCCGGCGCTGGCGTGGCGATCGCCGCACGCCGTTCGAACGTATTCGTACTCTCGATCCGGCAGCCAATCCAGCGCTGAATCAGGAAGCGATGCGTAACCTGCGCGCGGCATGGCCGGTGTTTGAGCAAGCGGAGCTGGCGCAGGCGTGGGCCGGGGTGATTGATGTCACGCCGGATTCCAATCCGGTGATCGGCCCAGTGGCGGCGATGCCTGGCCTGACGCTGGCGACCGGTTTTTCCGGCCACGGTTTCGGCACGTCACCGGCTGCCGGGCAACTGGCTGCCGATTTGGTTTCCGGCCAGACACCGCTGATCGACCCGACCCCGTATCGGTTTGAGCGATTCTGA
- a CDS encoding Rid family hydrolase, protein MTNIIKVKTGSKFEEMGSYSRIVAVDNWIYVSNTAGRNPVSKEIPADVSEQTLQVFANIEAALAAIDASLRDVVFSRVFIQDPDDVATVMGIIGDKFRGINPATTVTCPPLGSTVYKVELEVTAYRGAGQAEVQEITVAL, encoded by the coding sequence ATGACCAACATCATTAAAGTGAAAACCGGTTCGAAATTTGAAGAGATGGGCAGCTATTCGCGCATTGTGGCGGTGGATAACTGGATTTATGTCTCCAACACCGCGGGCCGCAATCCGGTCAGCAAAGAAATTCCAGCGGACGTCAGCGAGCAAACGTTGCAGGTGTTCGCCAATATCGAGGCGGCACTGGCCGCGATTGATGCCTCGCTCAGGGATGTGGTGTTCTCGCGGGTGTTTATTCAGGACCCGGACGATGTCGCGACGGTGATGGGCATCATTGGCGATAAGTTTCGCGGTATCAACCCGGCGACCACGGTCACCTGTCCGCCGCTGGGTTCCACGGTGTATAAGGTCGAGCTGGAAGTCACGGCGTATCGCGGGGCCGGTCAGGCCGAGGTGCAGGAAATCACCGTTGCGCTGTAA
- a CDS encoding GGDEF domain-containing protein codes for MKAPALPADESDRLAQLRALNILHTPAEERFDRLTRLARRLFGVPVALVSLLEEDHQWFKSIAGESGETAPRNTSFCGHAILQDDLMVVENALEDDRFYDNPLVTGENPVRFYAGCPLRTPAGAKVGTLCIVDHQARSFDDDDCHTLRDLAAMAEAELVAFQTATSDELTQITNRRGFMTLGQLALNECLVKQLPACLTFLDLDRFKEINDTLGHRQGDRALMDFAEAMKVSFRQADIFARLGGDEFVVLFNGLQQSDAEGVLARFDRHLQRQTHDLSRLYQLHFSSGIVEFDPQQPLSLEQLLEGSDERMYAAKNKKKQVR; via the coding sequence ATGAAAGCACCTGCACTGCCCGCAGACGAATCGGATCGTCTGGCTCAGTTACGTGCGCTCAACATTCTGCATACCCCGGCAGAAGAGCGTTTTGACCGTCTGACCCGCCTCGCCCGCCGCCTGTTTGGTGTGCCGGTCGCGCTGGTAAGCCTGCTGGAAGAGGACCATCAGTGGTTCAAATCCATTGCGGGTGAATCCGGGGAAACCGCGCCGCGTAATACTTCCTTTTGCGGTCATGCCATCCTCCAGGATGACCTGATGGTTGTGGAGAATGCGCTGGAAGATGATCGCTTTTACGATAATCCGCTGGTCACCGGTGAAAACCCGGTGCGCTTCTATGCGGGTTGCCCATTACGCACGCCAGCAGGGGCCAAGGTGGGTACGCTGTGTATCGTCGATCACCAGGCCCGTTCGTTTGATGACGATGATTGCCACACGCTGCGCGATCTGGCGGCGATGGCAGAAGCCGAACTGGTTGCGTTTCAAACCGCCACCTCTGACGAGCTGACGCAAATTACCAACCGTCGTGGCTTTATGACGCTGGGGCAGCTGGCGCTCAACGAGTGCCTGGTAAAACAACTTCCGGCTTGCCTGACATTCCTCGACCTCGACCGGTTCAAAGAGATCAACGATACCCTCGGCCACCGCCAGGGCGATCGCGCATTGATGGATTTTGCCGAGGCGATGAAAGTCAGTTTCCGTCAGGCGGATATTTTTGCCCGGTTGGGAGGCGATGAGTTTGTGGTGCTGTTTAACGGCCTGCAACAATCGGATGCCGAAGGGGTGCTGGCGCGGTTTGACCGGCACCTTCAGAGACAGACCCATGATCTGAGCCGTCTCTACCAGTTGCATTTCTCATCCGGTATCGTGGAATTCGATCCCCAGCAGCCGTTGTCGCTGGAGCAACTGCTGGAAGGCAGCGACGAACGTATGTACGCCGCCAAGAATAAAAAAAAGCAGGTGCGTTAG
- a CDS encoding helix-turn-helix domain-containing protein, which translates to MQERKYNEGVIDSVTHWIEDNLDQRLSIDDIAQKSGYSKWYLQKLFARCHNETLARYIRKKKLTACIVELKNSDATIISLAVKYHFESQQSFTRSFKQMMGCTPLHCRRKQFHGERKQQLANSDDPCALCRMEDLANSACVKKVSPQAATPGKFSTRIDCVMV; encoded by the coding sequence ATGCAAGAGAGAAAGTACAATGAAGGTGTAATTGACTCAGTAACTCACTGGATTGAAGATAATTTAGATCAGCGCCTGAGTATTGATGATATTGCGCAAAAATCCGGGTATTCAAAATGGTATTTACAGAAACTTTTCGCCCGCTGCCACAATGAAACCCTGGCACGTTATATTCGCAAAAAGAAACTGACAGCCTGTATTGTTGAGCTGAAAAATAGTGATGCAACTATTATCAGCCTGGCCGTAAAATATCATTTTGAAAGCCAGCAGTCCTTCACCCGCTCTTTTAAACAGATGATGGGTTGCACACCTCTCCATTGCCGCAGAAAACAATTCCACGGCGAGAGAAAACAGCAGCTGGCTAACAGTGACGATCCCTGTGCACTGTGTCGCATGGAAGATTTGGCTAACAGCGCATGCGTGAAGAAAGTCAGCCCGCAAGCCGCTACTCCCGGCAAGTTCTCCACCCGCATAGACTGTGTGATGGTATAA
- a CDS encoding metal/formaldehyde-sensitive transcriptional repressor, producing MSHTHKDQKKLLARVRRIKGQAESLEKALIAEEECLKVLQQVAAVRGAINGLMSELLEGHIREHLMNPNASEQERASDMDEIITVIRSYMK from the coding sequence ATGTCACACACCCACAAAGATCAAAAGAAGTTGCTGGCGCGCGTGCGTCGCATCAAAGGCCAGGCCGAATCGCTGGAAAAAGCGCTGATCGCCGAAGAAGAGTGTCTGAAGGTGTTGCAGCAAGTGGCTGCGGTACGCGGCGCGATTAACGGGCTGATGAGTGAATTGCTGGAAGGCCATATCCGCGAGCATCTGATGAACCCGAATGCCAGCGAGCAGGAGCGCGCAAGCGATATGGACGAAATTATTACGGTGATTCGCAGCTATATGAAATAA